In one window of Psychrobacter sp. P2G3 DNA:
- a CDS encoding peptidylprolyl isomerase yields MTTIAKDTAVKFNYTLKDDEGNILDQSPEGQPLAYLHGHSNIIPGLEQQLEGKSAGERVNAVVEPADGYGEYQEQAVQHVPRDNFQGVDDIQPGMQFQSEAGGQVMLVTVTEVTDDEVTVDANHPLAGKRLTFDVEIQEVRAATEDELNHGHVHGAGGVEH; encoded by the coding sequence ATGACTACTATCGCAAAAGACACTGCCGTCAAATTCAATTACACCCTAAAAGACGACGAAGGCAACATTCTTGACCAATCTCCAGAAGGTCAACCACTTGCTTATTTGCATGGCCATAGCAACATTATTCCAGGCCTTGAGCAACAGCTAGAAGGTAAATCTGCTGGCGAACGAGTCAATGCAGTTGTTGAGCCTGCTGATGGCTATGGTGAGTATCAAGAACAAGCAGTGCAGCATGTGCCACGTGATAACTTCCAAGGCGTTGATGATATTCAGCCTGGTATGCAGTTCCAGTCAGAAGCTGGCGGCCAAGTAATGCTAGTGACGGTTACTGAAGTTACTGATGACGAAGTTACTGTTGATGCTAATCATCCACTAGCTGGCAAGCGTCTAACTTTTGATGTAGAAATTCAAGAAGTACGTGCAGCAACTGAAGATGAGCTAAACCACGGCCATGTACATGGTGCAGGTGGCGTTGAGCATTAA
- a CDS encoding IS630 transposase-related protein translates to MTYSLDFRKQVLKSLDEGMTFAGAAEFYNLSPTTIQNWKRRVHSKTIRQTKPYKIPDDVLLNDVKEHPDDYQYERAHRLNCSKTGIYHALKRLGISQKRP, encoded by the coding sequence ATGACTTACTCACTAGATTTTCGCAAACAAGTACTAAAAAGCTTAGACGAGGGTATGACCTTTGCCGGGGCGGCTGAGTTCTATAATCTCAGCCCAACCACCATACAAAACTGGAAAAGACGTGTTCATAGCAAAACAATCAGGCAAACCAAACCCTATAAAATACCAGATGACGTGCTACTTAATGATGTCAAAGAACATCCTGATGATTACCAGTATGAGCGAGCACATCGTTTAAATTGTAGTAAAACAGGCATTTATCATGCCCTAAAGCGCCTAGGCATCAGTCAAAAAAGACCTTAG
- a CDS encoding IS630 family transposase, giving the protein MKRAAYQGKLDSFTQQGYPIVYMDESGFEHETIRSHGYAPIGKPCIDSYNWQGKKRTNVIGALYEKMLFALDYFETNINSIVFYHWRKHKLIPSLKTKCVIVMDNARFHKSKRIQKLLNRHGHRILWLPPYSPDLNPIEKKWAQVKFLRQGWMQNDLSKLFYDICPRHNIFILN; this is encoded by the coding sequence ATAAAAAGAGCGGCGTATCAGGGAAAGCTTGATAGCTTTACGCAGCAAGGCTATCCCATTGTCTATATGGATGAAAGCGGCTTTGAGCACGAGACCATCCGCTCTCATGGCTATGCGCCGATCGGTAAGCCTTGTATCGATAGCTACAACTGGCAAGGTAAAAAGCGAACCAACGTTATTGGTGCTCTGTATGAAAAGATGCTGTTTGCGCTTGATTACTTTGAGACAAACATCAACAGCATCGTCTTCTATCACTGGCGCAAACACAAGCTAATCCCAAGTCTTAAAACCAAATGCGTGATTGTGATGGATAACGCCAGATTTCATAAGAGCAAACGCATTCAAAAGCTACTAAACAGGCACGGGCATCGTATTCTTTGGTTGCCGCCGTACAGCCCAGACCTAAACCCTATCGAAAAGAAATGGGCTCAAGTGAAGTTTCTACGCCAAGGTTGGATGCAAAATGACTTATCCAAATTGTTTTATGATATTTGTCCAAGGCATAACATTTTTATTTTGAACTGA
- a CDS encoding PDZ domain-containing protein, whose translation MTSVSSSSDNQSNQHDLRKSATDISYRLDFTRFSEHLVDITLSFIAETTSPCLWLPAWIPGSYLMREFARNITAVHYQIENVANSKDSHPKHRAHKIDKNTWQLPQVEVGQTLRVHYEVYCYDLSVRTAYVDQQRLYGNFTSLALAVEGQELKPVQVSLIVPTAFTAGQQVMDDDLKGKDNSDVVLACGLEATHLHIDAQDGSSKHGYSLQADSYHELIDHPFEIAAQESFSFIIQDDGHQTLSHRFFISGKHHANMGRLQQDVTQICQAYVNWLGDAPFDDYTFMTYASGQDYGGLEHINSTSLITPRRDLPSVDEPKIPSTDYQRFLGLCSHEYFHSWWVKTVRPDVMLDVDLRKEAFTPLLWVFEGFTSYIDDFMLQASGVIDKASYLKLLAEQINRYYQTDGRAHQSVAESSFDAWIKLYRSDENTGNAGISYYNKGALVALCLDLTLQQKSAGRYRLFDVVKAFYNQAKKNDNKRIGISSADMSTVIGQFMPVADWEDFEHRYVNGVEELPLEQLLTANGIKIHDDVKNTADKKVPWGMRCSETPAGLKVNRVQRGSAAAKSGISAHDVIIAIDDIKADSKQLASLSNAQHEVSCHLFRRDELMCVSVLPTTVVQAQEDIEKALPYKINLSLARMDKFSEESVGSTDIAPAWQGWLDGMKRYQQ comes from the coding sequence ATGACTTCAGTATCTAGTTCTTCAGACAACCAATCAAATCAGCATGATTTGCGTAAATCGGCCACTGACATCAGTTATCGACTCGATTTCACTCGCTTTTCTGAGCATTTAGTCGATATTACGCTCAGCTTTATCGCAGAGACGACATCGCCGTGTTTATGGCTGCCAGCATGGATACCCGGCAGTTATTTGATGCGTGAATTCGCTCGCAATATTACGGCAGTTCATTATCAAATAGAAAACGTAGCTAATAGTAAGGATAGTCATCCTAAACATCGCGCCCATAAAATTGATAAAAACACTTGGCAATTACCACAGGTTGAAGTAGGGCAGACGTTGAGGGTGCATTATGAAGTCTACTGCTACGACTTATCGGTACGCACCGCTTATGTCGATCAGCAGCGTTTGTATGGTAACTTTACTTCGCTCGCATTAGCCGTTGAAGGACAGGAGCTTAAACCAGTACAAGTGAGTCTTATTGTGCCCACAGCATTTACAGCCGGTCAACAGGTAATGGACGATGATTTGAAAGGCAAGGATAATAGTGATGTGGTGCTGGCATGTGGTCTTGAAGCCACTCATCTACACATTGATGCGCAGGATGGGAGTAGTAAGCATGGCTACAGTCTACAGGCAGACAGCTACCATGAGCTAATAGATCATCCGTTTGAGATTGCAGCTCAAGAGTCGTTTAGTTTTATTATTCAGGATGATGGGCATCAGACATTGAGTCATCGCTTTTTTATCTCTGGCAAACACCATGCAAACATGGGCCGGTTGCAGCAAGATGTGACTCAGATTTGTCAGGCTTATGTGAATTGGCTAGGCGATGCGCCATTTGACGACTATACCTTTATGACTTATGCCAGTGGTCAAGATTATGGTGGCCTTGAGCATATTAATTCAACCAGCCTAATCACGCCGCGTCGTGACTTGCCAAGTGTTGATGAACCTAAAATACCAAGTACCGACTATCAGCGCTTTTTAGGTTTATGTAGTCATGAGTACTTTCATTCGTGGTGGGTCAAGACCGTGCGTCCAGATGTCATGCTAGACGTAGATCTGCGTAAGGAAGCCTTTACGCCATTGCTATGGGTGTTTGAAGGCTTTACTTCTTATATTGACGACTTTATGTTGCAAGCCTCAGGGGTAATTGATAAAGCAAGTTACCTCAAATTATTAGCCGAACAAATTAATCGCTATTATCAGACTGATGGTCGCGCGCACCAAAGTGTCGCAGAATCAAGCTTTGATGCTTGGATTAAGCTTTATCGTAGCGATGAAAACACCGGTAATGCAGGTATCAGTTATTACAATAAAGGCGCATTGGTCGCGTTATGCTTAGATCTGACGTTGCAGCAAAAAAGTGCTGGTCGCTATCGTCTATTCGATGTGGTGAAGGCGTTTTATAATCAAGCAAAGAAAAACGACAATAAGCGTATTGGTATCAGTAGTGCCGATATGAGTACGGTGATTGGTCAGTTTATGCCAGTAGCAGATTGGGAAGATTTTGAGCACCGCTATGTCAATGGCGTAGAAGAGTTACCTCTTGAGCAACTACTGACAGCCAATGGCATTAAAATCCATGATGACGTTAAAAATACAGCAGATAAAAAAGTGCCTTGGGGGATGCGCTGTAGCGAGACGCCAGCAGGTTTAAAAGTCAATCGAGTACAACGCGGTAGTGCTGCTGCAAAGTCTGGAATATCTGCTCATGATGTGATTATTGCTATTGATGATATCAAGGCTGATAGTAAGCAACTAGCATCTCTAAGCAATGCTCAACACGAAGTTAGCTGTCATTTATTTCGGCGTGATGAGTTGATGTGTGTGTCCGTATTACCTACTACTGTTGTACAAGCGCAAGAGGATATAGAAAAAGCGTTGCCATATAAAATAAATCTGAGTTTGGCAAGAATGGATAAGTTTTCAGAAGAGAGCGTAGGCAGTACTGACATCGCTCCAGCTTGGCAAGGATGGCTTGACGGGATGAAGCGCTATCAGCAATAA
- a CDS encoding DUF305 domain-containing protein, with the protein MTSSYHYRFAILAASVASVLALSACQPATENTESTKIEEVVAPSIETSKTDDAQTIEAHAGHDMSNVDMSADDIQMSDMLKDYTKSMTRMHDEMMIGMNYNDPDTAFAKGMLGHHRGAVEMAKIELKYGTNQAMRKLAQEIIDSQQTEIDIMNKWLASHPDAAKPKPDTQAMQQAYAKGMDAMHGEMTLGIANPVPDMAFARGMLPHHIGAVDMAMVQLKYGTDTEMRKLAQQIIDEQQPEIEIMQDWIAKHDTNDVLVKDGTIDHEADTQEQVKQPTS; encoded by the coding sequence ATGACCTCTTCTTATCACTATCGTTTCGCTATTCTCGCTGCTAGCGTAGCATCGGTACTCGCGCTGAGTGCCTGTCAGCCAGCGACTGAAAATACTGAATCTACCAAAATAGAAGAGGTGGTAGCACCCTCAATCGAGACATCTAAAACAGACGACGCTCAAACGATAGAGGCACATGCAGGCCATGACATGTCAAATGTCGACATGAGCGCTGATGATATACAAATGAGCGATATGCTCAAAGACTACACCAAGTCGATGACTAGAATGCATGATGAGATGATGATTGGGATGAACTATAACGATCCAGATACTGCATTTGCTAAGGGAATGCTGGGACATCATCGTGGTGCGGTGGAAATGGCAAAAATTGAGCTGAAATACGGTACTAATCAGGCGATGCGTAAGCTGGCGCAAGAAATCATTGATTCGCAGCAAACTGAAATCGATATCATGAACAAATGGCTTGCCAGCCACCCTGATGCGGCTAAACCTAAACCTGATACTCAGGCAATGCAGCAAGCGTATGCCAAGGGTATGGATGCAATGCATGGCGAGATGACACTGGGTATCGCAAACCCTGTACCTGATATGGCGTTCGCTCGCGGCATGTTACCACATCATATAGGCGCAGTAGATATGGCAATGGTTCAGCTAAAATACGGTACTGATACAGAAATGCGTAAGCTGGCACAGCAGATTATTGATGAACAGCAGCCTGAGATTGAAATCATGCAAGACTGGATTGCTAAGCATGATACCAACGATGTTCTTGTTAAGGATGGCACTATTGATCATGAAGCTGATACGCAAGAACAAGTTAAGCAACCTACTAGCTAA
- a CDS encoding pseudouridine synthase, protein MSTSSLILFNKPYGVQSQFRDDSNNDHTTLSQYFTDKSLRVAGRLDATSEGLLILTSDGRVNKAITHPPKANDGHKQGKTYLVQVEGIPTPQQLSQLEKGVVLKDGKTLPAKVKQLSEDELPMSLWQRDPPIRERKSVPDSWLMLTIYEGKNRQVRRMSAHVGLPCLRLIRWSVAGFELGDLEVGEFVRIHLNSERCQQLGIMM, encoded by the coding sequence ATGTCGACATCAAGCCTCATTTTATTCAATAAGCCTTACGGGGTGCAAAGTCAGTTTCGGGACGATAGTAATAACGACCATACCACTTTATCGCAATACTTCACTGACAAGTCCTTAAGAGTCGCCGGTCGACTTGATGCGACCTCAGAAGGTTTACTGATTTTGACAAGTGATGGACGGGTAAATAAAGCCATTACGCACCCGCCAAAAGCCAATGATGGGCACAAACAAGGTAAAACTTATTTAGTACAAGTTGAGGGCATCCCTACTCCTCAGCAACTAAGTCAGCTTGAAAAAGGCGTTGTTCTTAAAGATGGAAAAACCCTACCTGCCAAAGTCAAACAGTTAAGTGAAGATGAGTTACCGATGTCCCTATGGCAACGTGACCCACCGATACGCGAGCGTAAAAGCGTGCCAGACTCATGGCTGATGCTGACTATCTATGAAGGTAAAAACCGTCAAGTAAGACGAATGTCGGCGCATGTTGGCTTACCTTGCTTACGCCTCATTCGCTGGTCTGTAGCAGGATTTGAATTAGGCGATCTAGAAGTTGGTGAATTTGTACGTATTCACCTAAATAGCGAGCGTTGCCAACAACTGGGTATTATGATGTAA
- the icd gene encoding NADP-dependent isocitrate dehydrogenase → MSYDKVIVPRDGEKITVNADLSLNVPNNPIIPFVEGDGIGVDITPVMIKVVNAAVDKAYHGKKSIIWMEAYLGEKAAKIYDGDYLPSETLEILKDYVISIKGPLTTPVGGGFRSLNVAVRQELDLYVCQRPVRWFEGVPSPVHHPELTDMVIFRENSEDIYAGIEWKAGSDEAKKIIKFLKEEMGVTKIRFSDDCGIGIKPVSKEGSQRLVRKAIQHAIDNDLPSVTLVHKGNIMKFTEGAFKEWGYEIAAERFGAELLDGGPWMTMKNPKTGNDIIIKDVIADAFLQQILMRPADYSVVATLNLNGDYISDALAAEVGGIGIAPGANKGGAVSVYEATHGTAPKYAGQNKVNPGSLILSAEMMLRDMGWVEAADLIIEGIQGAIANKTVTYDFERLMPDAILLSTSEFGKAIIKHMDA, encoded by the coding sequence ATGTCCTATGATAAGGTTATCGTACCAAGAGACGGAGAAAAAATCACCGTAAACGCTGATTTATCGTTGAATGTCCCTAATAATCCAATCATCCCATTCGTTGAAGGTGATGGTATCGGTGTAGATATCACTCCTGTCATGATAAAAGTGGTTAATGCTGCAGTGGATAAGGCATATCATGGCAAAAAATCAATTATCTGGATGGAGGCTTACTTAGGTGAAAAAGCAGCCAAAATTTACGATGGTGATTACCTGCCAAGTGAAACGCTAGAGATTTTAAAAGACTATGTTATCAGTATTAAAGGCCCATTGACCACGCCTGTTGGCGGCGGCTTTCGCTCGTTGAACGTGGCAGTACGTCAAGAGCTTGATTTATATGTCTGTCAGCGTCCAGTACGTTGGTTTGAAGGCGTACCAAGCCCAGTTCACCATCCGGAGCTAACTGATATGGTTATTTTCCGCGAAAACTCAGAAGATATCTATGCAGGTATTGAGTGGAAAGCGGGCAGTGATGAAGCCAAGAAAATCATCAAATTCTTAAAAGAAGAAATGGGTGTCACGAAGATTCGCTTCTCTGATGACTGTGGTATCGGTATCAAGCCAGTATCAAAAGAAGGCTCTCAGCGCCTAGTGCGTAAGGCCATTCAACATGCTATCGATAATGATTTGCCAAGTGTGACACTGGTTCACAAAGGTAATATTATGAAGTTCACCGAAGGTGCGTTTAAAGAGTGGGGCTATGAGATAGCCGCAGAGCGTTTCGGTGCTGAGCTATTAGATGGTGGTCCTTGGATGACGATGAAGAACCCAAAAACGGGTAATGATATTATCATCAAAGACGTGATCGCTGATGCGTTCTTACAACAGATTTTGATGCGCCCTGCTGATTACTCAGTAGTCGCAACACTGAACCTGAACGGTGACTATATCTCGGATGCACTAGCAGCTGAGGTTGGTGGTATTGGTATCGCACCGGGAGCTAATAAAGGTGGAGCTGTCTCTGTCTATGAAGCGACTCATGGTACTGCGCCTAAGTATGCTGGCCAGAACAAAGTAAACCCAGGGTCACTGATTCTATCGGCTGAGATGATGTTACGTGATATGGGCTGGGTCGAAGCAGCAGACCTCATTATCGAAGGTATTCAAGGTGCTATCGCTAATAAGACGGTCACTTACGACTTCGAACGCTTAATGCCAGATGCTATCTTGCTTAGTACTTCTGAGTTTGGTAAGGCGATAATTAAGCATATGGATGCATAG
- a CDS encoding NADP-dependent isocitrate dehydrogenase: MSKIIYTKTDEAPALATLSFLPIVEAFTKTAGIAVETSDISVAARVLAEFPEYLTEEQRVPDNLAELGRLTQDPNTNIIKLPNISASVQQLKAAIKELQSKGFALPDFPEDPQSDEEKELRKRYGKSLGSSVNPVLREGNSDRRAPKAVKNYARKHPHSMGEWKQWSSTHVSHMHGGDFYDGEQSMTLDKARTVRMDLLLDDGTSKVLKPKIALQDKEVIDLMVMSKKSLLEFYEQEMEDCREAGILFSLHVKATMMKVSHPIVFGHAVRIYYKDAFDKHGAFFDELGINVNNGMADLYDKISTLPASKREEIEQDLHACQEHRPRLAMVDSAKGITNFHSPSDIIVDASMPAMIRNGGKMWGADGKLYDCKAVMPESTFARIYQEMINFCKWHGNFDPTTMGTVPNVGLMAQKAEEYGSHDKTFESSDAGIARIVDVDTDEVLLEKRVEKGDIWRMCQVKDLPIQDWVKLAVRRARESDTPVIFWLDPYRPHENELIKKVNTYLKDHDTDGLHIEIMSQVRAMRYTLERVARGLDTISATGNILRDYLTDLFPILELGTSAKMLSVVPLMKGGGLFETGAGGSAPKHVEQLVEENHLRWDSLGEFLALTVSLEHLASNDDNAKAKVLADTLDKATEKLLLNDKSPSRKTGEIDNRGSHFYLAMYWAEELAAQEQDSELKAQFTPFAQKLKDNEDAIVKELSKVQGKSVDIKGYYYADEELAKQVMRPSALFNDTLASL; encoded by the coding sequence ATGTCAAAGATTATTTATACCAAAACTGATGAGGCCCCTGCTCTAGCAACCCTATCCTTCTTACCTATTGTTGAAGCTTTTACAAAAACAGCAGGGATTGCTGTTGAAACCAGTGATATCTCTGTTGCCGCACGAGTATTGGCTGAATTTCCTGAATACCTAACAGAAGAACAACGCGTTCCAGATAATTTAGCTGAGCTTGGTCGTCTAACACAAGACCCTAACACCAATATTATCAAGCTGCCAAACATCAGTGCTTCTGTGCAGCAGCTTAAAGCTGCTATCAAAGAGCTGCAAAGCAAAGGCTTCGCGTTACCTGATTTTCCTGAAGATCCACAATCTGACGAAGAAAAAGAGCTACGTAAGCGTTATGGTAAAAGCCTAGGCAGTTCGGTTAACCCCGTATTGCGTGAGGGTAACTCAGACCGCCGCGCTCCTAAAGCCGTCAAGAACTATGCTCGCAAACATCCGCATTCTATGGGTGAATGGAAACAGTGGTCAAGCACGCACGTGTCACACATGCATGGCGGCGACTTCTATGATGGCGAACAATCGATGACCTTGGACAAAGCCCGTACTGTACGTATGGACTTGTTACTTGATGATGGTACCAGTAAGGTCTTGAAGCCTAAAATTGCGCTACAAGACAAAGAAGTCATTGATTTGATGGTCATGAGCAAAAAATCATTATTAGAGTTTTATGAGCAAGAAATGGAAGATTGCCGCGAAGCTGGCATCTTGTTTTCACTGCACGTAAAAGCAACTATGATGAAAGTGTCACACCCTATCGTGTTTGGACATGCCGTCAGAATTTATTATAAAGATGCATTTGACAAGCATGGTGCTTTCTTCGATGAGTTAGGCATTAACGTCAACAACGGTATGGCTGACCTATACGACAAAATATCAACACTACCGGCATCAAAGCGTGAAGAGATTGAGCAAGATTTGCATGCTTGTCAAGAGCATCGCCCACGTCTCGCCATGGTTGATTCTGCAAAAGGTATCACCAACTTCCATTCACCAAGCGACATTATTGTCGATGCATCGATGCCTGCTATGATTCGAAATGGTGGTAAAATGTGGGGCGCTGATGGCAAACTATATGATTGTAAAGCCGTCATGCCTGAGTCTACCTTTGCCCGTATTTATCAAGAGATGATCAACTTCTGTAAATGGCATGGTAACTTTGACCCAACCACTATGGGTACTGTCCCTAACGTTGGCCTCATGGCACAAAAAGCCGAAGAGTATGGCTCGCACGATAAAACCTTTGAATCTAGTGATGCGGGTATTGCACGTATTGTTGATGTTGATACCGATGAAGTATTGCTTGAAAAGCGTGTTGAAAAAGGCGATATCTGGCGCATGTGTCAAGTCAAAGACTTACCTATCCAAGATTGGGTTAAGCTTGCCGTACGCCGCGCGCGCGAGTCAGACACCCCTGTCATCTTCTGGTTAGACCCATACCGTCCACATGAGAATGAGCTAATCAAAAAAGTTAACACTTACTTGAAAGATCATGACACTGACGGCCTGCATATTGAAATCATGTCACAGGTTCGCGCCATGCGTTATACCTTAGAGCGCGTTGCTCGTGGTCTTGATACTATCTCAGCAACTGGTAACATTTTACGTGACTATCTAACTGACTTATTCCCAATTCTAGAGTTGGGAACGAGTGCCAAGATGCTATCTGTCGTACCGTTAATGAAAGGCGGTGGTTTGTTTGAAACGGGTGCAGGTGGTTCTGCTCCGAAGCACGTTGAGCAGCTAGTAGAAGAAAACCACTTACGTTGGGATTCACTAGGTGAGTTTTTAGCATTGACGGTATCTTTAGAACACTTGGCTAGCAACGATGACAATGCTAAAGCTAAAGTATTGGCAGATACGCTAGATAAAGCGACAGAAAAACTGTTGCTAAATGACAAGTCACCATCACGTAAAACTGGTGAAATAGATAACCGTGGCAGCCATTTCTATCTAGCCATGTACTGGGCCGAAGAGCTAGCGGCACAAGAGCAAGATAGCGAACTAAAAGCGCAGTTTACGCCATTTGCGCAAAAGCTGAAAGACAATGAAGACGCAATTGTTAAAGAGCTTAGTAAGGTTCAAGGCAAGTCTGTAGACATCAAAGGCTACTACTATGCAGATGAAGAATTAGCCAAGCAAGTAATGCGTCCAAGTGCTTTATTCAATGACACTTTAGCATCGTTATAA
- a CDS encoding GNAT family N-acetyltransferase — MNLQYALLNDTSWQSRADWQLPDTPFMSFAFWQALIDTGAIGERAGWLPIFILVYRTDGAESEALDDPTTTTTAPVDISQPVAVMPVFVKDHHRGEFVFDHAWAQAYAHYGIDYYPRLVTSSPYTPITGQRLWLAAGETLNADIVKTAIAGVDDIAQQVGASGWHGLFVTPELAKLATSSMPANNMVDPAQVTNTEIVELTANNPILERQGCQFLWQNEDLLQDGKPFADFDAFLMTLTAKKRKNIRAERRKVAAQEIYCVRKCGDEITDADWKAFYHCYVMTYAVRGQQPYLKEAFFMALAKDMPEYLFLAQAYDSNDKIIASSLFLYDKPHSENATLYGRYWGALGEYDSLHFELCYYQGIEFAIEQGLKNFDPGTQGEHKLIRGFIPTKTHSLHRIYDPRFVPAIADFCTKDRLQMTRYRQQAHDALPFNIDNMPKFIDHDE; from the coding sequence ATGAATCTACAGTATGCGCTACTTAACGATACTAGTTGGCAGAGTCGAGCCGATTGGCAACTGCCTGATACCCCTTTTATGTCGTTTGCCTTTTGGCAGGCATTGATAGATACCGGTGCGATTGGTGAGCGGGCAGGATGGTTGCCTATCTTCATTTTGGTCTATCGTACAGATGGTGCTGAGAGTGAAGCGTTAGATGATCCAACCACAACAACCACAGCACCAGTGGACATCTCTCAGCCTGTCGCTGTCATGCCAGTCTTTGTAAAAGATCATCATCGTGGGGAATTCGTCTTTGATCACGCATGGGCACAGGCTTATGCGCATTATGGCATTGACTATTACCCGCGTCTGGTCACAAGCTCACCTTATACACCGATTACCGGTCAGCGATTGTGGTTGGCAGCTGGTGAAACGCTTAACGCCGATATTGTAAAAACTGCGATAGCAGGGGTGGACGATATTGCGCAGCAAGTAGGAGCATCAGGCTGGCATGGATTGTTTGTGACGCCAGAATTAGCCAAACTTGCGACGTCATCAATGCCTGCCAATAATATGGTTGATCCAGCACAGGTGACCAATACTGAAATAGTAGAGCTTACTGCAAACAATCCTATCCTTGAGCGCCAAGGCTGTCAGTTCCTATGGCAGAATGAGGACTTACTACAAGACGGCAAGCCCTTTGCAGACTTTGATGCGTTCTTAATGACATTGACGGCTAAAAAACGTAAAAATATCCGCGCTGAGCGTAGGAAGGTTGCTGCACAAGAAATTTACTGTGTTCGTAAGTGCGGAGATGAAATTACTGATGCGGATTGGAAGGCGTTTTATCATTGTTATGTGATGACCTATGCCGTTCGCGGACAGCAGCCATATCTAAAAGAAGCGTTTTTTATGGCATTGGCAAAAGACATGCCTGAGTATCTGTTTTTAGCGCAAGCTTATGATAGTAATGATAAGATTATTGCCAGTAGTTTGTTCTTATATGATAAACCTCATAGTGAAAATGCGACTTTATATGGTCGTTATTGGGGAGCGCTTGGTGAGTATGACAGCTTGCATTTTGAGCTGTGCTATTATCAAGGCATTGAGTTTGCCATTGAGCAGGGTCTGAAAAATTTTGATCCAGGTACTCAAGGCGAGCACAAATTAATACGGGGTTTTATTCCAACCAAAACGCATTCTTTGCACCGTATTTATGATCCGCGTTTTGTACCAGCGATTGCAGACTTCTGTACAAAAGATCGACTACAAATGACGCGATATCGCCAGCAAGCACATGATGCATTACCATTTAATATTGATAATATGCCCAAGTTTATTGATCATGATGAATAA
- a CDS encoding chorismate lyase, whose amino-acid sequence MPSHSFDYSNTLIPPIELLSWLNAEGSLTAMLEERAGQPLRVELSFEGYRQLTLSQKQQLGLHGLALNRPMIAWIREVQLYGNDDRPWVQAQSVLPLSSLKGRARRLQQLKGTPIGYVLFKRSRTLPNKRFVCFTEDGWQRQTRYDWYGRKLLISETFLPAFLSGNA is encoded by the coding sequence ATGCCCAGTCACTCCTTTGATTATTCCAATACTTTGATACCACCAATTGAGCTACTATCGTGGCTCAATGCCGAAGGCTCTTTGACTGCAATGCTCGAAGAAAGGGCAGGACAGCCATTACGCGTAGAGCTTAGTTTTGAAGGCTATCGTCAGCTTACGTTAAGCCAAAAGCAGCAACTAGGTCTGCACGGCTTAGCACTTAATCGTCCAATGATAGCGTGGATACGTGAAGTCCAGCTGTATGGTAATGACGATAGACCTTGGGTACAGGCGCAAAGTGTCCTTCCTTTATCAAGTTTAAAAGGACGCGCGCGCCGTCTACAGCAACTAAAAGGTACTCCTATCGGCTACGTTCTATTCAAACGTAGTCGAACCTTACCTAATAAGCGTTTTGTCTGCTTCACCGAAGATGGTTGGCAACGCCAAACACGTTATGATTGGTATGGACGCAAATTACTTATCAGCGAGACCTTTTTGCCAGCATTTTTGTCCGGCAATGCTTGA